One region of Vescimonas fastidiosa genomic DNA includes:
- a CDS encoding bifunctional histidine phosphatase family protein/GNAT family N-acetyltransferase produces the protein MTRIYLVRHAEAEGNLYRIAHGHYNGLITARGYKQIAVLQQRLAHIPIDAVYSSDLFRTCTTATAAYLPRHLPLHTDPNLREVNMGVWEGHTWQSLRMEDEARIVDFNRHLDRWQVPGGETARQVLDRFLPALTKIAKENDGKTVAVFSHGAALRMVLGTLEGYPLSELGSTPHGDNTAISLLEYDEDGFTVLYRDDNHHLIDAHLSTFAKQKWWKDERMLESDMYYLPMTEAQRKALGIGPEGQGIAVLHGGELAGGVQLLPQKEPGVGWIGYYGLLPAWRGLNRGIGPLGQAVQYYREKGVEHIRLHCPNEETESFFRHYGFEKTPQGYMDLYIGYGEQV, from the coding sequence ATGACCCGCATTTATTTAGTACGGCATGCGGAGGCGGAGGGGAACCTCTATCGCATCGCCCACGGCCATTATAACGGCCTCATCACCGCCCGGGGATATAAGCAGATCGCAGTTTTGCAGCAGCGGCTTGCACACATCCCCATCGACGCGGTGTACAGCAGCGACCTGTTCCGCACCTGCACCACGGCTACGGCGGCATATCTGCCCCGACACCTGCCCCTGCACACCGATCCGAATCTGCGGGAGGTGAACATGGGCGTCTGGGAGGGCCACACCTGGCAGTCTCTGCGGATGGAGGACGAGGCCCGCATCGTAGACTTTAACCGGCACTTAGACCGCTGGCAGGTGCCCGGGGGCGAGACGGCCCGGCAGGTGCTGGATCGTTTTCTCCCGGCGCTGACGAAAATTGCCAAGGAGAACGATGGCAAGACCGTGGCGGTATTCAGCCACGGAGCGGCCCTGCGGATGGTGCTGGGCACCCTGGAGGGCTATCCTCTCAGCGAGCTGGGCAGCACCCCCCACGGGGACAATACGGCCATCTCCCTGCTGGAGTATGACGAGGACGGGTTTACCGTGCTGTACCGGGACGACAATCACCACCTGATAGACGCGCACCTGTCCACCTTTGCCAAGCAGAAGTGGTGGAAGGATGAGCGGATGCTGGAGAGCGATATGTACTATCTGCCCATGACGGAGGCCCAGCGAAAGGCCCTGGGCATCGGCCCGGAGGGTCAGGGCATTGCCGTCCTGCACGGCGGTGAGCTGGCAGGGGGCGTGCAGCTTCTGCCGCAGAAGGAGCCCGGCGTGGGCTGGATCGGATACTACGGACTGCTGCCCGCCTGGCGGGGGCTGAACCGGGGCATCGGTCCCCTGGGCCAGGCCGTGCAGTACTACCGGGAGAAGGGTGTGGAGCACATCCGCCTCCACTGTCCCAATGAGGAGACGGAGAGCTTTTTCCGTCACTACGGGTTTGAAAAGACGCCCCAGGGCTACATGGACCTTTACATAGGATACGGAGAGCAGGTATGA
- a CDS encoding beta/alpha barrel domain-containing protein — MSIERLQACIRRRKTPVALVLNPDEERLDGKFLNNFTNMYGDCPMAHAEALRYHGSQAISQTAELLPAVILRAEPYLRQGFMGMDVLSNLVNMAKSQGMYTVVDARCAGMEPWLGGGVNADAVTVLPYGSAESWAPPEDKAVFAVLRTRDAGTGSVQNLMAGDRQVFLAAGEQAARFGAGAMAETGYSLDIKDLRRRLKDTFLLLACCDGDNAYPAFDEYGHGAMIADESIQYAPDMAAAAQEAVATMKKTIQVL, encoded by the coding sequence ATGTCGATAGAGCGCCTGCAAGCGTGCATCCGCCGCCGTAAAACCCCGGTGGCGCTGGTACTGAACCCCGATGAGGAGCGGCTGGACGGTAAGTTTTTGAATAATTTCACAAATATGTACGGCGATTGCCCTATGGCCCACGCCGAGGCCCTGCGCTATCACGGGAGCCAGGCCATTTCCCAGACGGCGGAGCTGCTGCCGGCGGTGATCCTGCGGGCAGAGCCTTACCTGCGTCAAGGATTCATGGGGATGGATGTGCTTTCCAACCTGGTGAACATGGCGAAAAGTCAGGGGATGTACACCGTTGTAGACGCCCGGTGCGCCGGGATGGAGCCGTGGCTGGGGGGCGGCGTAAACGCCGATGCCGTGACGGTGCTGCCCTACGGCAGCGCAGAGAGCTGGGCGCCTCCGGAGGATAAGGCGGTGTTCGCCGTGCTGCGGACCCGGGACGCTGGGACCGGGTCGGTGCAAAACCTCATGGCCGGAGATCGTCAGGTATTTTTGGCCGCCGGAGAGCAGGCGGCCCGGTTTGGCGCCGGAGCTATGGCGGAGACCGGGTATAGCCTGGACATCAAGGACCTGCGCCGCCGGCTGAAGGACACCTTCCTGCTGCTGGCCTGCTGCGACGGGGACAACGCCTACCCGGCCTTTGACGAATACGGCCACGGGGCCATGATCGCAGACGAGAGCATCCAATATGCCCCGGACATGGCCGCCGCCGCACAGGAGGCCGTGGCCACCATGAAGAAAACCATTCAAGTACTGTAA
- the brnQ gene encoding branched-chain amino acid transport system II carrier protein, whose protein sequence is MNEEKKSNFFRDVIVVGFALFSMFFGAGNVIFPPYLGMESGQQWLAGFSAYYIADIGLALLGMFALLRVGSSEAVLHRVGRVPAEILMCAIILCIGPMVAIPRTSASTFEMAIAPNLPGVSPVLFSILFFAVILALCIKESAVVDIVGKILTPLLLVGLFVIILKGIFSPLGDILTAPKIANVTVTGIKSGYQTMDALAALPFGIIVLQSVTDKGYTGGKSKLRLVGGGAVLAGVLLLAVYMGLAYLGATVSGQYTSAVGRAELIMAIVGALLGKGGMIIFGAVVGLACVTTAIALTSSAAAYFSELCRGKVKYKVFVVIICVFSAVVSNLGLDRIVSIAAPVLDVVYPPALVLILISLVVPKTSDFVSRAATLGALLTSVLCTVQLYVGKLTFLEALPLYDLGLSWILPAVIFAAAAALLNPLFRSNRAGSPEPRKEL, encoded by the coding sequence ATGAACGAAGAGAAGAAAAGCAATTTCTTCCGCGATGTGATCGTGGTAGGCTTCGCGCTGTTTTCCATGTTTTTCGGCGCGGGCAATGTGATTTTTCCGCCCTATTTGGGCATGGAGTCCGGCCAGCAGTGGCTGGCGGGCTTTTCCGCTTACTATATCGCCGACATCGGCCTGGCCCTGCTGGGTATGTTTGCCCTGCTGCGGGTAGGCAGCAGCGAGGCGGTGCTGCACCGGGTAGGCCGCGTCCCTGCCGAGATTCTCATGTGTGCCATCATTCTGTGCATCGGACCCATGGTGGCCATTCCCCGCACCTCCGCCAGCACCTTTGAAATGGCCATCGCCCCCAATCTGCCCGGCGTTTCCCCGGTACTGTTCTCCATTTTGTTTTTTGCCGTCATTTTGGCCCTGTGTATCAAGGAGTCCGCTGTGGTGGACATCGTGGGCAAGATCCTCACGCCTCTGCTGCTGGTGGGCCTGTTTGTCATCATTCTCAAGGGTATCTTCAGCCCCCTGGGCGATATCCTCACCGCCCCCAAGATCGCCAATGTCACCGTCACCGGCATCAAGTCCGGCTATCAGACCATGGACGCTCTGGCGGCCCTGCCCTTTGGCATCATCGTGCTGCAGAGCGTCACCGATAAGGGCTATACCGGCGGCAAGTCCAAGCTGCGCCTGGTAGGCGGCGGCGCCGTGCTGGCAGGCGTGCTGCTGCTGGCCGTGTATATGGGCCTTGCCTATTTGGGCGCCACTGTTTCCGGCCAGTATACCAGTGCCGTGGGCCGTGCCGAGCTGATTATGGCCATTGTTGGGGCGCTTTTGGGCAAGGGCGGCATGATTATCTTCGGCGCAGTTGTGGGCCTGGCCTGCGTCACCACCGCCATCGCCCTCACCAGCTCTGCCGCCGCTTATTTCTCCGAGCTGTGCCGGGGCAAGGTGAAGTATAAGGTGTTTGTGGTCATCATCTGCGTGTTCAGCGCCGTGGTGTCCAACCTGGGCCTGGACCGCATTGTTTCCATCGCCGCTCCGGTGCTGGATGTGGTGTATCCTCCTGCTCTGGTGCTGATTCTCATTTCCCTGGTGGTCCCCAAGACCTCCGATTTCGTCAGCCGGGCCGCCACTCTGGGCGCTCTGCTCACCAGTGTGCTGTGTACGGTGCAGCTGTATGTGGGCAAGCTCACCTTCCTGGAGGCGCTGCCCCTGTACGACCTGGGGCTGAGCTGGATTCTCCCCGCCGTCATCTTTGCAGCAGCGGCCGCCCTGCTGAACCCTCTCTTCCGTTCCAATCGGGCCGGCTCTCCGGAGCCCCGTAAGGAACTCTAA
- a CDS encoding LysR family transcriptional regulator produces MNDKKLRALLTAVQCGSFGKATAQLGYTQSAMTHMVNRLEAELGCTLLVRSSHGVRLSEEGEQLLPYMQAVIDAGDALRREAAARGKLHENTLRIGCFASIARARLPELLRKFRKIHPEIRVDVLVRGYELAAELEEENIQLALVDEACGKGFYWTPLTDAPLVAVVPPDFSWKEDTIPLERLLQEPFLSCPEQYIERMLPQDAARVEVTASDDAAILSMVAGGLGVSVLSAFSLAGYEGQVRVIPLAQPISRRLGAAVKSPPAANTAARYFLSFLKRQSALG; encoded by the coding sequence ATGAACGACAAAAAACTGCGCGCGCTGCTGACAGCCGTGCAGTGCGGCAGTTTTGGCAAGGCTACGGCGCAGCTGGGCTACACCCAGTCGGCCATGACGCACATGGTGAATCGGCTGGAGGCCGAGCTGGGCTGCACGCTGCTGGTGCGCAGCAGTCACGGCGTGCGGCTATCGGAGGAGGGAGAGCAGCTTCTGCCCTATATGCAGGCGGTGATCGACGCGGGGGATGCCCTGCGGCGGGAGGCGGCGGCCCGGGGCAAGCTCCACGAGAACACCCTGCGCATTGGCTGCTTTGCCAGCATCGCCCGGGCAAGGCTGCCGGAGCTGCTGCGAAAATTCCGAAAAATCCACCCGGAGATCCGGGTGGATGTGCTGGTGCGGGGCTACGAGCTGGCCGCAGAGCTGGAGGAGGAAAACATCCAGCTGGCCCTGGTGGACGAGGCCTGCGGCAAGGGCTTTTACTGGACGCCCCTGACGGACGCGCCCCTGGTGGCGGTGGTACCGCCGGACTTTTCCTGGAAGGAAGATACCATACCCCTGGAGCGGCTGCTGCAGGAGCCCTTTCTCTCCTGCCCGGAGCAATACATTGAGCGGATGCTGCCCCAGGACGCGGCCCGGGTGGAGGTAACGGCCTCGGACGACGCGGCCATCCTGTCCATGGTGGCGGGGGGCCTGGGCGTATCGGTGCTGTCGGCCTTTTCCCTGGCGGGATATGAGGGACAGGTGCGGGTGATCCCCCTGGCGCAGCCCATATCCCGGCGGCTGGGCGCGGCGGTAAAATCCCCCCCGGCAGCCAACACGGCGGCCCGGTATTTCTTGTCATTTTTGAAGCGGCAGTCCGCGCTCGGGTGA
- a CDS encoding radical SAM protein, whose product MSHLSLLENNYRRKHLTCVRHITLDPTGPGVVRIHMIPPHSQSPEDPFLLLLNGAQLVPLNFSWAVLLSEFMYCMEPYAGLEISADDWESMLEQAVRAVKKVYPFVKASLLREDMGTLLRSLVAIARGQEPEVEVAPLSLGEYADKMSAPHRMDLMVSAMTRDGLWHCNQKCLHCYAAGQPMGEVKELDTAQWKEILKRLQAANIPQVTFTGGEPTLREDLVELVDAAQWFVTRLNTNGRRLTPELCKALYEASLDSVQVTLYSDKAAVHNTLVGAQGFGDTVAGIKNAVAAGLIVSINTPLCSLNRDLADTLRFAASLGVRYATCSGLIPSGAATTGDSLATRLSESELEDILRTAVDTARGLNMELDFTSPGWLPEEKLRALGLQLIPSCGACLSNMAITPDGTVVPCQSWLEGVSLGNMLTDPWESIWTNPQCAAIRAESAKMEHICQLQTGNRKEAAQ is encoded by the coding sequence ATGAGTCATTTATCCCTTTTGGAAAACAACTATCGCCGCAAGCACTTAACTTGCGTGCGTCATATTACCCTGGACCCCACGGGCCCCGGCGTGGTGCGCATCCATATGATCCCGCCCCACTCCCAGTCCCCGGAGGACCCGTTTTTGCTGCTGCTCAACGGCGCGCAGCTTGTCCCGCTGAACTTCTCCTGGGCGGTGCTGCTGTCCGAGTTCATGTACTGCATGGAGCCCTATGCCGGCCTGGAGATCAGCGCCGATGACTGGGAGTCCATGCTGGAGCAGGCTGTCCGTGCGGTGAAGAAGGTCTATCCCTTTGTGAAGGCGTCCCTCCTCCGGGAGGACATGGGCACGCTCCTGCGCTCTCTGGTGGCCATTGCCCGGGGTCAGGAGCCGGAGGTGGAGGTAGCCCCCCTGTCTCTGGGTGAGTACGCGGATAAGATGTCCGCCCCGCATCGCATGGACCTGATGGTCAGCGCCATGACCCGGGACGGCCTGTGGCACTGCAATCAAAAGTGCCTGCACTGCTATGCCGCCGGGCAGCCCATGGGCGAGGTAAAGGAGCTGGACACCGCCCAGTGGAAGGAAATTTTGAAGCGCCTTCAGGCCGCCAATATCCCCCAGGTGACCTTCACCGGTGGGGAGCCCACGCTACGGGAGGACCTGGTGGAGCTGGTGGATGCCGCCCAGTGGTTCGTCACCCGGCTGAACACCAATGGCCGCCGCCTGACCCCGGAGCTGTGCAAGGCGCTGTACGAGGCCAGCCTCGACAGCGTCCAGGTGACCCTTTACAGCGACAAGGCCGCCGTGCATAACACCCTGGTAGGGGCCCAGGGCTTCGGTGACACCGTTGCGGGCATTAAAAATGCCGTGGCTGCCGGGCTCATCGTGTCCATCAATACCCCTCTGTGCAGCCTGAATCGTGACCTTGCCGATACCCTCCGCTTTGCCGCCTCCCTGGGCGTGCGGTACGCCACCTGCTCGGGCCTCATTCCCTCCGGCGCCGCCACCACCGGCGACAGTCTCGCCACCCGCCTTTCCGAGAGCGAGCTGGAGGATATTCTCCGCACCGCCGTGGACACCGCCCGGGGCCTGAACATGGAGCTGGACTTCACCAGCCCCGGCTGGCTCCCGGAGGAGAAGCTCCGGGCTCTGGGCCTGCAGCTTATCCCCTCCTGCGGGGCGTGCCTGAGCAACATGGCCATCACCCCCGACGGCACCGTGGTTCCCTGCCAGAGCTGGCTGGAGGGCGTGTCCCTGGGCAATATGCTTACAGACCCCTGGGAATCCATTTGGACAAATCCCCAGTGCGCCGCCATCCGTGCCGAAAGTGCCAAAATGGAGCATATCTGCCAGCTCCAAACCGGCAACCGAAAGGAGGCAGCCCAATGA
- the hpf gene encoding ribosome hibernation-promoting factor, HPF/YfiA family → MKFTFTCKKVPLNDSVKDYAEKKISKLDRYFPEEAEAFVTFAVEKKNRCVVELTIRSQNGTLFRAQEEDRDGDMRSAIDEAVNFIDRRIRKNKTRLAKNLRAEALVPEVPAEFDVAEEPAYDLVRTKRFTVKPMSTEEAILQMNLLDHSFYVFRDVETETVSVVYRRNNGGYGLIETN, encoded by the coding sequence ATGAAGTTCACATTTACCTGCAAGAAAGTGCCCCTGAATGATTCCGTGAAAGACTACGCCGAGAAGAAGATCAGCAAGCTGGATCGGTACTTCCCGGAGGAAGCCGAGGCATTTGTGACCTTCGCCGTAGAGAAGAAAAACCGCTGCGTGGTGGAGCTGACCATTCGCAGCCAGAACGGCACACTGTTCCGTGCCCAGGAGGAGGATCGCGACGGCGATATGCGCAGCGCTATTGATGAGGCCGTGAATTTCATCGACCGCCGTATCCGCAAAAATAAGACACGCCTTGCCAAGAATCTGCGGGCCGAGGCCCTGGTGCCGGAGGTGCCGGCGGAGTTTGATGTGGCGGAGGAGCCTGCCTACGATCTGGTGCGCACCAAGCGCTTCACCGTGAAGCCCATGAGCACCGAGGAGGCCATCCTGCAGATGAACCTGCTGGACCACAGCTTCTATGTTTTCCGGGATGTGGAGACGGAGACGGTGAGCGTGGTATACCGCCGCAACAACGGTGGATATGGGCTTATCGAGACCAACTGA
- a CDS encoding iron-containing alcohol dehydrogenase: MLLKKIYCRVFQACFGLGARVLPWRRPECITGVGSLQRLPELLADAGCKKPMIVASRRQCAAPEFTAMAEKLPAWSGFHGVTANPKIETVEQIVAQFRAEGCDSMVAIGGGSPMDAAKAAAARLARPNRSVGQLKGLLKVRRKIVPFAAVPTTAGTGSETTIAAVVTDETHHKYAVNDLCLIPRWAILDPTLTVSLPAGVTAETGLDALTHAVEAYIGRFYNTRETRSLARQAVKAIFQYLPTACADGTDLRARQELLTASYRAGFAFTRASVGNVHALAHTLGGLYDVPHGRANAVLLPVMLEAYGPAACKRLAELADVLGLCPAGSRAEKARAFIDAIYRMNRALGIPERFPCIRPEDLPQMAAWAEAEANPVYPVPVIFGKEDFIRVARRVMP; the protein is encoded by the coding sequence ATGCTGCTTAAAAAAATATACTGTCGGGTGTTTCAGGCCTGCTTCGGCCTGGGGGCCCGGGTACTGCCCTGGCGCAGGCCGGAATGCATCACCGGAGTCGGCAGCCTGCAAAGACTGCCGGAGCTGCTGGCGGACGCCGGGTGCAAAAAGCCTATGATCGTGGCAAGCCGCCGCCAATGCGCCGCACCGGAATTTACTGCCATGGCGGAAAAGCTCCCGGCCTGGAGCGGCTTCCACGGCGTCACGGCCAACCCAAAAATTGAGACGGTGGAGCAGATCGTGGCCCAATTCCGGGCGGAGGGGTGCGACAGCATGGTGGCCATCGGTGGGGGCAGTCCCATGGACGCAGCCAAGGCCGCAGCGGCCCGGCTGGCCCGGCCCAACCGCTCTGTGGGGCAGCTGAAGGGGCTTTTGAAGGTCCGCAGAAAAATCGTCCCCTTTGCGGCGGTGCCCACCACAGCCGGGACCGGGTCGGAGACCACCATCGCCGCCGTGGTTACGGACGAGACCCACCACAAGTATGCGGTGAATGATCTGTGTCTGATTCCACGGTGGGCCATTTTGGACCCGACGCTGACGGTGTCTCTGCCGGCCGGCGTCACGGCGGAGACCGGCCTGGACGCCCTGACCCACGCGGTAGAGGCCTACATCGGCCGCTTTTATAACACCCGGGAGACCCGAAGCCTTGCCCGACAGGCGGTGAAGGCCATTTTTCAATATCTCCCAACCGCCTGTGCCGACGGAACCGATCTTCGGGCCCGGCAGGAGCTGCTGACGGCCTCCTACCGGGCGGGCTTTGCCTTCACCCGGGCCAGCGTGGGCAATGTACACGCCCTGGCTCACACCCTGGGCGGGCTGTACGATGTACCCCATGGCAGGGCCAACGCCGTGCTGCTGCCGGTGATGCTGGAGGCATACGGCCCGGCGGCCTGCAAGCGTCTGGCGGAGCTGGCGGATGTGCTGGGTCTGTGCCCGGCAGGGAGTCGGGCGGAGAAAGCCCGGGCATTTATTGACGCCATTTACCGCATGAACCGGGCGCTGGGCATCCCCGAACGCTTTCCCTGTATTCGGCCGGAGGACCTGCCCCAAATGGCCGCCTGGGCCGAAGCGGAGGCCAACCCCGTATACCCGGTGCCGGTGATTTTCGGCAAGGAGGACTTTATCCGCGTGGCCCGCCGGGTGATGCCGTGA
- a CDS encoding VOC family protein yields MSYLDFQLLLYVSSEQYEPCRTFYEQVFATQPFYGWDEGPEDRGVKYDLAGTKLVLLTQENPFPTSGAVHFQLQVPTLEDIYPRAQAAGAVTQEPFFRPYGWHMFRMADPAGNHINIYTVPTAAE; encoded by the coding sequence ATGTCATATCTGGACTTTCAGCTGCTTCTCTATGTGTCGTCGGAGCAGTATGAGCCTTGCCGTACCTTTTACGAGCAGGTATTTGCGACACAACCGTTCTATGGCTGGGACGAGGGGCCGGAGGACCGGGGCGTTAAGTACGATCTCGCCGGCACAAAGCTGGTGCTGCTGACCCAGGAAAATCCGTTCCCCACCTCCGGCGCCGTACATTTCCAGCTGCAGGTGCCGACTCTGGAGGACATCTACCCCCGGGCGCAGGCAGCCGGGGCCGTCACCCAGGAGCCTTTCTTCCGTCCCTACGGCTGGCATATGTTCCGCATGGCGGACCCGGCGGGAAATCACATCAATATTTATACCGTGCCAACCGCCGCCGAATAA
- a CDS encoding amidohydrolase family protein: MRERILIRNADAVVTCDPADRVLYNSDILICGGRIEAVGSNLAAGDAQIIDAAGKYVYPGLVNTHHHFFQAFVRNLMTIDRPGLTLMQWLDDIYKVFVRIDGDVIFYASAACMADLIKHGCTCSVDHQYCYTPATGKQGVDRQMEAARLMGFRFVAARGTNTLPRWKGSTIPDEMCETTAEYLDDCQRLLALYHDPEPFSMRQIVLAPCQPINCTEDTFLETIRLARSAGVHMHTHLCEGENSSMVRRFGVRSLEWCRRIGFVGSDIWLAHGRETLPEEYALLAENHMGISHCPAPTMLGGSEILDIPGMRKAGIPISLGVDGCATNDGSNMLDTLRLAYLMQTFLSKKRGGCPSPYEMLKLATVGGAEMIGRPELGQLAAGKAADLFMVDARRLEYAGALHDPASMLAKLGVTGPVWLTMINGRVVYRDDHLTGVDEAKLLQEGEQVCTRVLRDTCEAFAPYRRNPQ, encoded by the coding sequence ATGAGGGAAAGGATACTGATTCGAAACGCGGATGCTGTGGTGACCTGCGATCCGGCGGATCGGGTGCTCTACAACAGCGACATTCTCATCTGCGGCGGCCGCATTGAAGCGGTGGGAAGCAACCTTGCCGCCGGTGACGCCCAGATCATTGATGCCGCAGGTAAGTATGTTTATCCCGGCCTTGTTAATACACACCACCATTTTTTTCAGGCCTTTGTGCGCAACCTCATGACGATTGACCGCCCGGGGCTGACGCTGATGCAGTGGCTGGATGACATCTATAAGGTTTTCGTCCGTATCGACGGGGATGTGATTTTCTATGCCAGCGCCGCCTGTATGGCAGACCTTATTAAGCACGGCTGCACCTGCTCGGTAGACCACCAGTACTGCTATACACCGGCCACCGGCAAGCAGGGGGTGGACCGACAGATGGAGGCCGCCCGTCTGATGGGCTTTCGCTTTGTAGCCGCCCGCGGCACCAACACCCTGCCCCGCTGGAAGGGCAGCACCATTCCCGATGAGATGTGCGAGACAACAGCGGAGTACCTGGACGACTGCCAGCGTCTGCTGGCGCTCTATCACGACCCGGAGCCTTTCTCCATGCGGCAAATCGTGTTGGCCCCCTGCCAGCCCATCAACTGCACCGAGGACACCTTCCTGGAGACCATACGCCTGGCCCGCAGCGCCGGCGTCCATATGCACACCCATTTGTGCGAGGGGGAAAACAGCAGCATGGTGCGCCGCTTCGGCGTCCGCTCTCTGGAATGGTGCCGCCGCATCGGCTTTGTCGGCAGTGACATTTGGCTGGCCCATGGCCGGGAAACGCTGCCGGAGGAATACGCTCTGCTGGCGGAAAACCACATGGGCATTTCCCACTGCCCGGCCCCCACCATGCTGGGCGGCAGCGAGATTTTGGACATTCCCGGTATGCGCAAGGCCGGCATACCCATAAGCCTCGGCGTGGATGGCTGCGCCACCAACGACGGCTCCAATATGCTGGATACCCTGCGCCTGGCGTACCTGATGCAGACCTTTCTCAGCAAAAAGCGGGGCGGTTGTCCCTCTCCCTATGAGATGCTGAAGCTGGCCACTGTGGGGGGCGCTGAGATGATCGGGCGTCCGGAGCTGGGGCAGCTTGCCGCCGGGAAGGCGGCGGACCTCTTCATGGTCGATGCCCGGCGCCTGGAGTACGCCGGTGCTCTCCATGACCCCGCATCCATGCTTGCCAAGCTGGGCGTCACCGGCCCCGTCTGGCTGACCATGATCAATGGCCGTGTTGTTTATCGGGACGATCATTTGACCGGCGTAGACGAGGCGAAGCTGCTGCAAGAGGGTGAGCAGGTCTGCACCCGTGTGCTGCGGGATACCTGCGAGGCCTTTGCGCCCTATCGCCGCAATCCGCAATAG